In Schizosaccharomyces osmophilus chromosome 1, complete sequence, the genomic window TCAATAATTGTAATTACAATGTGATCCATCTCCCACTGTATGAAGTAGAAAATTGTAGCTGTTTAGCGTTTCTAAGCTTTGAAACGATTTTATCACAAAAAATCGTCGAAGGCAAGGAACCAGTAAGAATCGTCAGCTTTATGCGATATCAAACCGTTTATTATTGATACAACTGTCCAGCTTCTATTCCaaaaatgtcaaaaaatacaaCATGAATGATCGTACTATGTATTGTTTAAGATAATTGGGATTTGGGAAGAGTACGCAAAAGCATTTTGCGCATTCCAACACGCTTACtgaatgttttctttcctgAATAGAAAAGTTGAGAAGAAATAGTCTAAAGAGAAGTGATTTTCCTTTAAACACttaaaaacatttttttttttaaataataaatcgTTTACTAGAGATTGCCACGGACAAACTGGTGTTCGTAAACTGAGAGCGATTTACCTTCCCCTAGTATAAGTTTTCCTCACCGCCAACATTCCCTGCTGCGTTTGCCATCACGGTAAAGAATGTCTTATGAGGATTGTAagtggaaaaaaaagggctTAACTAACGGAGAATAGATCAATACAATGAGACATTGACTCAAGAAGATTGTTGGACGGTGATCTCGTCGTTTTTTGAGGAGACGTCGCTGGCTCGTCAGCAGTTGTTCTCTTTCGATGAATTTGTCCAAAATACTATGCAAGAGATTGTCGACGATGACTCTACATTGACTTTGGATCAATATGCTCAGCATACAGGTGCTCAAGGCGATGTTACTCGTCGTTACGAAATTAATTTTGGACAAATTTATCTCTCGAGACCTACTATGACAGAAGCCGATGGCAGTACAACTACTATGTTCCCACAAGAAGCTCGACTTCGTAATCTTACTTACTCTTCTCCTCTCTACGTGGATATGCGTAAAAAGGTCATGGTGGCTGCTGACTCAAACGTCCCTATTGGTGAGGAAGAATGGCtcgttgaagaagaagatgaagacCCTTCAAAGGTTTTCATTGGAAAAATTCCTATTATGTTACGCTCTaccttttgtattttgaaTGGTGTTAGCGATGCCGAGCTTTATGATCTTAACGAATGCCCATACGATCAGGGTGGGtatttcattattaatGGTTCAGAGAAGGTTATTATTGCACAGGAACGGTCTGCTGCTAATATCGTTCAAGTTTTTCGTAAAGCTGCTCCTAGTCCAATTGCTCTTGTTGCCGAAATCCGGTCTGCTGTTGAACGGGGCAGTCgattaatttcttctatGCAAATTAAGTTAATGGCTCGAAATGCGGAAAATTCCGGTCAAACTATCCGAGCTACTTTACCGTATATTCGTAGTGACATTCCTATCGTCATTGTCTTCCGTGCATTAGGTGTCGTGCCAGACCGTGATATCTTAGAACACATCTGTTATGATCCAAATGATTTGCAAATGCTGGAAATGATGAAACCATGCATTGAAGAGGCTTTTGTTATTCAAGACAAAGATATCGCATTAGATTTTATCGGTAAACGTGGTAGCACAACTGGTGTTACTCGAGAAAAACGTCTTCGTTATGCTCATGATATTCTGCAGAAGGAATTATTACCCCATATTACTACCATGGAAGGTTTTGAAACTAGAAaagcattctttttggGTTATATGATTAATCGTATGCTTCTTTGTGCGCTGGAACGCCGTGAGCCTGACGATCGTGAtcattttggaagaaagcGTTTAGATCTTGCTGGTCCTTTGCTAGCATCTTTGTTTAGAATGCTCTTTAGAAAAATGACTCGTGATGTTTATAAGTACATGCAGAAATGTGTCGAAACCAACCGCGAGTTTAATCTTACTTTGGCTGTGAAATCCAATACAATAACTAACGGTTTACGTTATTCTTTAGCAACCGGTAACTGGGGTGATCAAAAGAGAAGCATGATGAACAGAGTCGGTGTTTCACAAGTCCTTAATAGATATACATTTGCCTCTACCCTATCTCATTTGCGTCGAACCAACACTCCTATTGGGAGAGATGGTAAACTTGCAAAACCCCGTCAACTTCACAATACCCATTGGGGTATGGTTTGTCCAGCTGAAACACCAGAGGGACAAGCATGCGGCTTGGTAAAGAATTTGGCACTTATGAGTTACGTTTCAGTCGGTTCACCGGCTGCACCTATCattgaatttttggaagaatggGGTTTGGAAAGCTTAGAAGACTATAATCCTTCGGCATCTCCGAATGCTACTAAAGTGTTTGTTAACGGTGTTTGGTTGGGTGTGCATCGTGACCCTGCTCACTTGACAGACACTTTGAGAAGTTTGCGTCGGCGTCTAGATATTTCAGCGGAAGTTAGCATTGTTCGAGATATTAGGGAAAAGGAGCTTCGGCTGTTTACTGATGCTGGCCGTATTTGTCGTCCATTATTTATTGTCGATAACGATCCTAATAGCGAAACCAGAGGAGAACTCTCTATCCGTAAAGAACACGTTCAGCAATTAATTGAGGATCGTGACCGTTTCGATATTGATCCAGAACAAAAATTTGGCTGGACTGCTTTGGTTTCAAGTGGATTGATTGAATATTTGGATGccgaagaagaggaaacaGTAATGATTGCTATGACTCCGGAAGACCTTGAAGCTTCTCGCCAAATGAATGCAGGCTACgaagtaaaagaagaattagaTCCGGCTCAAAGAGTAAAACCTGCTCCTAATCCCCACGTGCATACTTATACCCATTGCGAAATTCATCCGGCGATGATCCTTGGTATTCTAGCAAGCATCATTCCTTTCCCAGACCACAATCAGTCGCCTCGTAATACTTACCAGTCAGCAATGGGTAAGCAAGCTATGGGTGTTTACTTGACCAATTACCAAGTTAGAATGGATACAATGGCAAACATTTTGTATTATCCTCAAAAGCCATTGGCAACAACTCGATCTATGGAATATCTTAAATTCCGAGAGCTACCTGCTGGTCAGAATGCTATCGTTGCCATTTTGTGTTACAGTGGTTATAATCAAGAAGATTCTATCATTATGAACCAAGCTAGTATTGATCGTGGTTTATTCCGCAGTATCTTTTACCGAACCTATACagatcaagaaaagaaaattggtATGACTGTCATGGAAGAGTTTGAACGTCCCGCTAGATCTACCACTCTTCGAATGAAGCATGGTACTTATGACAAACTTGAAGATGACGGTCTAATCGCTCCTGGAACTCGTGTATCAGGAGATGATATAATTATCGGAAAAACAGCACCAATACCCGTGGACAATGAAGAAATGGGGCAACGAACTCAGTTGCATGCTAAACGTGATGTTTCAACTCCACTTCGTAGTACTGAAAGTGGTATTGTAGATCAAGTATTGGTAACTACAAATCAAGAAGGTCTCAAATTCGTCAAGGTCAGAATGCGCAGTACCAGAGTTCCTCAAATTGGTGATAAGTTTGCTTCTCGACACGGTCAGAAAGGTACAATTGGTATGACTTATAGACATGAAGATATGCCTTTCTCAGCACAAGGTGTTGTGCCTGATGTCATCATTAATCCTCATGCTATTCCATCTCGAATGACGGTTGCACATTTAATCGAATGTCAACTAAGCAAAGTATCTGCCTTGTCAGGTTTTGAAGGTGATGCTACACCTTTTACTGATGTTACTGTAGAAGCGGTTTCAAAACTTCTGCGTTCTCATGGCTTTCAGTCTCGTGGTTTTGAAGTTATGTATCATGGCCATACCGGAAGAAAGCTAGTCTCGCAAGTATTCCTCGGCCCAACGTATTACCAACGTTTAAAGCATTTGGTGGATGATAAAATTCACGCTCGTGCTAGAGGACCAGTGCAGATTTTAACCCGACAACCAGTTGAAGGACGTTCCCGAGATGGTGGTTTACGTTTCGGTGAAATGGAACGAGATTGTCAAATTTCCCATGGATGCAGTAGTGTTATGCGAGAGCGTTTGTTTGACTGTTCAGATGCTTATAGAGTCGTGGCCTGCGATTTATGTGGCTTGGTAGCTATTGCAAGttataaaaagaactcTTATGAATGCCGTTCTTGTCAAAATCGCACGAGATTTAGTCAAATCTATCTTCCTTATGCCGCTAAGCTACTTTTCCAAGAATTGATGTCTATGAATATTGCTCCTCGCCTATTTACTAAAAATCacaaaatttaaagctACTTATTTTAAGATATCATATCTGTACATTTAAAATGCAAGTTActaattaaataaatattgcTACGTCTTTTAGCACGCTATTCTTGTCCTTGTTTAGCCAAAGTGTTTAACCATAAATTAATATTATCATTGGTTCTTCGTTAATTACAATACAATTTAGAAACCATCTAACGCTGTAAGAAAATCTGTAACAAATCTTTCCGAATTGCTCTCCGACAATATGGAGGAATGGGTAAATATTCCCAAATCCAACCTTCCGTTGCGAACAGCCAATTCGAAATCCAACTTAGGCGCAGGATTATTTAAAACGTCGCATCCATCTATAGTGCTACTGACGATCTTGCGCGATTTATCACAACGTGGCTTCGTCTTCAATTCATAAGGAGTGAATATACTCGAATCCATAGCTTCAGCGCCGgaaaaaaagttgattGTTATGTCAACCAGTCCAGGTTTAGGATGGTCCTTGACGCTCAACTGCTGTAAAACACCAGACGTCTGAATAATGAAACTTTGAATATCTTTTACAAGCGTTGAAATAGATTTGTTACCCATATTGACATTCAAAGGTATGACATTGAAAAGCGGGTACAACACGGATTCTGCATTCGCAATATTCAAGGACCTTCCAGATACATATACACCAAATGTCAAGTCGTATTGTTTAGTCCAATTATTTAAGACGCACGCAAAAGCCGTAAACGCCATGCTCTGTAAACTAACGTTCATAGACTGGgctttctttaaaagagAATTAGCGTCAAACACACTAGGAAGATATAAAGATATATCTTTGTTACACGAATCACCTAGTACTTTTGGCAAACCACAAGGTTGGCAATCCGCCAGGTGATTGCTCCAAAAGCTCTTTGCAGAGTCAATGGCTTTCGAGTTATACAATTTGGATACGattgatttggaagaattttCATCAATCGGTTCCAAATTTGGATTATCATATAATTGAGATAAACGCTGGAGTAAAATATTAATACTCCAGCCATCGTATAATGCATGGTGAATACTTATACTTAATAATAACTTTCCTTCAATGGCAATAGATCTGATTCGCAACGGCGTCTCATGAAGCGTAGTATTTAAGGACATTTCCTCTTCAGCAATCGCTAAAGATGTTGCTTCAATATCTTTCTCTGTTTCTGTTTGATGTTGCCAAGGTGCGTTGCCTTGGCGCGTCAAAACCTGCAATATCTCGAAATCTCTATCGGTTGACTTCACAAATGTCGTTCGAAGAACGTCCGAGCTTTTCACGAGTTTTTGCCATGCGGCCTTGAGTCGTTCTATATCCAACATCCTATTacttaaataaaagaaggttGTGAAATACTTCAGTTTATTCGTATTATTCCATGCGCTCAAAGCATATAATTGACCAGGAGAGCAAGGGAAGACATCAGCGATATTGGTTTTCTTAATTGACGAATCTTCCGGAATAGCATTTAGTAAGTTGCCAAATTCCGCTACGTTGTCATCACCAGTAAAATCCTCCAACTCAAACAGAATGTAATGAGCCAGGAATTCGATTGAAGGGTTCTGAAGTATATTTGGAACAGTTACTGGAACCCCACTGTTTCTCAACAATGAACTAAATTTAATCGCATGCACCGAATCCAATCCTAGTTCCATAAATGTCACTGAACGATTTATTAGATGACTAGGAATATTAAGTGACGAAGATAAATTTTGTATCAGAACTGATTCAAGTCGTGCATCGTGAAGTTCTAAAATGCCCTTTAATTGATGAATATCTTCGctagaaaaagaattaaacaATTCAAGAAGCTCAGCATGCACCTTTTCTTCTGGTAACTCCGAGATGCCTGTCACAGGTATTAAGAAGTCTGGCATTAGGAAAAGTGGTAGCTTCGTTCGACATTTCTTTGCTAATCTCTTTAGAGATCTCTTTGTACAATCAgttaaaagcaaagaaactTGATTACAGGCTTCACCAAAAGGAACGAACAGTAAAGACTTTTGATTGTCAACCAAAACAAGTCGCGATTCTGAATTTAAAGAGTCAGCACCTAACAAAGCTTCTTTATAATCGGTATATCTTATTTTGTAACCGCGGAAAAAAAGTACATCTGAAGGCTCAGTCGTATTTGCGGCTAATTTTCCGTTTACGATATGACTCAAAATTAAATCAACCTGATTAACCATATCTTCAGCTCCTTGAAACGGAACAAAGGAAGTATCTACTGAGGCAAACCATTCCAGCTGGGACTCAGTGTTTGAAAATTCCATTGCAATAGGATAATTGATACCGGTCGATTCATCAACGGATTTTATTACATTATTACCGTCGTCCTGTTTTGGTAAACGTTGATGTACGAGGATACTTTCCACAGGTAAATTCTGAAGAAGTGGGTATTTTGAGTGAATTATTGAAAGTGGAGTATGCTGCTGATTCCAAAGTTCAATCAATTCACGCGTAAGTTTTTTCAACACCTTCTTCTGATCTCCAGTCTTGATCCTAACCGGTATAGTATTCATGCAGGGTCCTAGAATGTTATCGGCACCTTCAAATTTAGTTCTTCCTGAAAAAACCGTATGAAATATAATATCTGAAGAATGATATAGGCGAGATAAGTAGATTCCCCAAGCATAAAAAATCAGAGACTGAATACTTACCCCATATACCTTAGAAGCACTTAACAATTTTGAGTAAGTAACTGAAGAATAAGCCCCCCAAGTATGCCTTCCTTCATTTCCCAGTCGTCGCAAAGGTCTAACAACGTTCAAGTCCTTCAAATAAGTAGACCAAAATTCTAAGTCAAAACTTATATTATTGACTTGCTTAACGAATTGGCTGAAAGGCCTGCGTGTTGGGACATTTTGGTAATTATAACGACATAGCAGCTCATCGTACATTAGGGACAAACTCCAACCGTCATATAAAGCATGATGCATTTCAACAAACATGTAAAGATTGTCCTTGacattaaaaaaagtaacCCTGTAAGGGCAAGTTTCAAATGGACTGGGAAAATTACGTTTCGCTTTGAGAGACTCCTTCGCAACCTTTAGTTCATCAAAATAGAAATCTTCCCTGACAATGTGAGAGTTATAGTCAAAATCAGAAACATTTTCAACTACTTGTACCACCGTTAGGGTATTACCTACGTCTGTAAGCTTGAAATTTGTTCTCAAGATTGGATTGTAATGGATCATTGCAATCCATGCTTCTTTAAGACGCTCAATATCAATGCAAGAATCGACTTGGAATATGGCATCATTCTGGTAAAGAGAAGAGTCATTTAAAGTCTCCACCAACAATCCCCTTTGTAAATGAGTAGTCATATAACAGTCTTCATAATCCTCGGTGTTAAATAAAGTTTTTATCCCATCCGCTAAGCTATTCTTTCTCATGTCAATCTCCAATGACTGTTCATTAGCTGTTGTGTTTTCATTCATCAACTTCAGCATATGAAACAAACTAGGGTCAGTCATAAACTGGCTCAAATCAATTTTAGATAATCCTGCGCTTGAAAACTTCGATGAGAGCCAAATCAAATCAATACTGTCAATACCCAGCTCGTATATGTAtgtattcttttcaaattcttcgACGGAGACTTTGACCTTCTCCGACATTATATCAATTAATACTTGCAATACTGAATTCCAATGTTCAGGAATCTTGTGCTTAATTAAGGCGTTTTCATTTAAACAGGAAGCTTCCTGGGGTTCAAAAGTCATTTTCGGTGCGTTTATGACTTGCAGAAAATATTCTTCAAACATAGACAGAAGGGACGAAGTTTCAAGGCTTTCCACATATTTATAAGAAGTTGCTAAATTGATTATTAACGTGTCATCTTTCGATTTTTCGACTTCGAACGCCAACGGAAATTCAGTGCCGgtgctttttatttccataTCCCAATTAGTACTTTGATCGAAAGGATTGTTCTCATGCTgtgtgtaaacaaataaaacattgaaGAGATCCTTAACTTGAAGAGACTTCTTTAATTCTCTAAGAGGTGTATGGTGAAAGGGAAGCATAGAAGACAGAACAGACTGTGTTGAACTGACGAGCTCTTGGAAGGACGATTCGTTATCTACGAAAAATGGGAAGGGCAGGGTATTAAACATTGGGCCGATTACATCCAAAtgatttatttgatttgaGCGGCCAGAAACGACAGTTCCGACGGTCtgaacaagaaaatgaCTATTAAGAAAACATAGCCAAGCTGTAAGGAAAAGACTTGATAAAGATGTTTTGAAAGACGATCTGCAGATGTTTTGCAATTTTAGGTATGAAAGAGATAAGGTACGCGAAAAAACCATTGATTCGGGTAATTCATCACTGAACTGAGGAAGTTGACTAACCCTCTTCCTAAAGAGCTTTGACCAGAACGAAGTATAATCCAAATTAGAGCTTTGCTTCAGAACTTCAAGGACAGCCAACGAATATAAAGGACGTTCAGGCAACTCGCAATTTTGGCTAAATTTAGCAAGGTCGTTCCAAATAAGGTCTAAAGACCATCCGTCATAAATCCCATGAAACATTTCTAAAGAGACATGATGTATTCCGTTCGTATAATCGATGAATATCTTTATAGGAGAAATACAGTTTGTTATGTTAAGATGACCAACCGTATCGAGTACTTCTGATTTCCAGATTATCTGAAAGTAACCGTTTTCGGACTTAATAAAAGCAGACCTAAGAACCTCGTACTTCTTCGTAACAAATATTAGAGCATTTTCGAACGCTTTTGCTTGTTCTTTGCTACGAAACTTAAACGTAAAAGTATTAAAGTATAAACTTCTCCGACCTCTTTCCAGTTCAAATAATAAACCTTCAACAAGTGGTAGACAGGGAATAACACTTTCAGCGAGATCAGCATGTTCAAAGCTTTGATAGAACTTAGTTTTAACAGGAATATCGCTgacttttttgttggaGAAGTTACCAATTAGGGCTTTACTAATCTTCGATATGCTAACCGCGTTCAACAATTGGGCTGGAGAAGCCGAAAGATACCCATTCTCTCTCAACATAGCTGCGAGCGAAACAGCGGATATAGAGTCTATTCCAAGCTCAAAAATTGATGTAGAAGCCTTAAAATCTGATATACTCAAGTTCAAAAACTTAGCAATTATTTGCAAGACCTTAGGATCGCAAGTTTCTTCCTCCAAATTTTGggtcttcttgttttgataCAGTCTGGATAGTTGATTCTGAGtaagtttttgaaattctcCCACtaccttctttttgtcaAACTTATTAGTAGGCGTAAGAGGAACCCAATTAATTGGAACAAGGAATGTAGGAACCATGTATGTAGCAAGGTGAGACTTGCAATATTCGTCCGCAACTTGAATAGTTTCCATAGAGTTCTCATCCAAATCAAATAAGGAAACATTGTTATTGCTTCCTACATGAATAAATGAAACTAATTGAGTCTTATGGAGAGCGTGATGATCcaaagcaaaagtaaaggcatccaaaactttttcagaagaagcttttAGTACAGAGTTAATCTCTCCTATTTCTATTCTCTGGCCTCGCAGCTTTATCTGGTCATCGGCTCGTCCACCGAATTCCAATGAGCCATCACTCAATAAACGACCCAAATCACCAGTATAATATACCCTGTCGTTAAATTGGTGGTACAAACGGAATTTCTCTTCAGTTTGCTTTGGCAGATTCAAATATCCTTTAGCCACTTGATTACCGCCCATGCAGATTTCACCGATGGCACCTAATAAGACTGGCAAATTAGTTTTCTGCGAAATAATGTAAGTACTACAATTAGCGAAAGGTGGTCCAATATTTGAAGTTCGAGCATTTTTGGGTAACTCGCGGTAAGCACTGGCTCCGATCGTCAGCTCAGTGGGTCCCCAAAAGTTATAAAGTACTCCCGTATCTCCCCATATTTCCATAACCTCCTGTCTAATTTGCTCACCACCGGTAATGAAAACTTGGAGATAAGGAGCATTGCCAGGATTTAGAATTGACGCTAACGAAGGTGTTAAATCAATATGAGTAATTCGAAGAACGCGAACAGCAGTTGGAATATCCTGTAGGATTAAATTTTTGGGAGCTGCTACAAGACAAGTACCAGTACTCCAACTAAAGTATTGCTCAAGGACGCTTACATCAAAATGCAGAGACGCGAATGAAAGGAATCGTGAGTCAGAATTCCACTTTCCTAAGAATTGTTGCTGAAAGGCCATCATAGTTTGAACCACATTTTTATGCGTTAAACAACATCCTTTAGGTTTTCCAGTACTTCCTGAAGTATATAGAACATAAGCCAAATTTGATTCGTCTAAATCTTCAATAGTTAAGTTTTCACTATCAGAGTCGTAAATTCCATGATCACTGGCATTGAGTATGTTGACAGATATATTTGCGGACCGAAGTTT contains:
- the rpb2 gene encoding RNA polymerase II complex subunit Rpb2, which produces MSYEDYQYNETLTQEDCWTVISSFFEETSLARQQLFSFDEFVQNTMQEIVDDDSTLTLDQYAQHTGAQGDVTRRYEINFGQIYLSRPTMTEADGSTTTMFPQEARLRNLTYSSPLYVDMRKKVMVAADSNVPIGEEEWLVEEEDEDPSKVFIGKIPIMLRSTFCILNGVSDAELYDLNECPYDQGGYFIINGSEKVIIAQERSAANIVQVFRKAAPSPIALVAEIRSAVERGSRLISSMQIKLMARNAENSGQTIRATLPYIRSDIPIVIVFRALGVVPDRDILEHICYDPNDLQMLEMMKPCIEEAFVIQDKDIALDFIGKRGSTTGVTREKRLRYAHDILQKELLPHITTMEGFETRKAFFLGYMINRMLLCALERREPDDRDHFGRKRLDLAGPLLASLFRMLFRKMTRDVYKYMQKCVETNREFNLTLAVKSNTITNGLRYSLATGNWGDQKRSMMNRVGVSQVLNRYTFASTLSHLRRTNTPIGRDGKLAKPRQLHNTHWGMVCPAETPEGQACGLVKNLALMSYVSVGSPAAPIIEFLEEWGLESLEDYNPSASPNATKVFVNGVWLGVHRDPAHLTDTLRSLRRRLDISAEVSIVRDIREKELRLFTDAGRICRPLFIVDNDPNSETRGELSIRKEHVQQLIEDRDRFDIDPEQKFGWTALVSSGLIEYLDAEEEETVMIAMTPEDLEASRQMNAGYEVKEELDPAQRVKPAPNPHVHTYTHCEIHPAMILGILASIIPFPDHNQSPRNTYQSAMGKQAMGVYLTNYQVRMDTMANILYYPQKPLATTRSMEYLKFRELPAGQNAIVAILCYSGYNQEDSIIMNQASIDRGLFRSIFYRTYTDQEKKIGMTVMEEFERPARSTTLRMKHGTYDKLEDDGLIAPGTRVSGDDIIIGKTAPIPVDNEEMGQRTQLHAKRDVSTPLRSTESGIVDQVLVTTNQEGLKFVKVRMRSTRVPQIGDKFASRHGQKGTIGMTYRHEDMPFSAQGVVPDVIINPHAIPSRMTVAHLIECQLSKVSALSGFEGDATPFTDVTVEAVSKLLRSHGFQSRGFEVMYHGHTGRKLVSQVFLGPTYYQRLKHLVDDKIHARARGPVQILTRQPVEGRSRDGGLRFGEMERDCQISHGCSSVMRERLFDCSDAYRVVACDLCGLVAIASYKKNSYECRSCQNRTRFSQIYLPYAAKLLFQELMSMNIAPRLFTKNHKI